A stretch of Deltaproteobacteria bacterium DNA encodes these proteins:
- a CDS encoding TetR/AcrR family transcriptional regulator, protein MGKKLKRRADIKEAIIDAARELFSKKGYHNTQVNDIIRFVGMSANTFYAHFKDKKELFEEVATRSLYDLRMTLKKMRETKVSDDMVERLGKMKETYNTFFDFLEANPQQMLLIIRGGFGVDERLDDDIWRYYNYFVSDLASDFKKWKRLGFVDGFNPLILGHIVQGMTIQVAHSYLVEKKFSRKKAIEHLIQVNRAILSTYLTEKGKEQLGLLQQ, encoded by the coding sequence ATGGGGAAAAAGCTGAAAAGGAGAGCTGATATCAAGGAAGCGATCATCGATGCGGCAAGGGAACTCTTCAGCAAAAAGGGTTACCACAATACCCAGGTCAACGATATTATCCGGTTTGTCGGTATGTCGGCGAACACTTTTTATGCCCACTTCAAGGACAAGAAAGAACTTTTCGAAGAGGTCGCGACGAGGAGCCTTTACGACCTCAGGATGACCCTGAAGAAAATGAGGGAAACGAAAGTGTCCGACGACATGGTGGAAAGACTCGGGAAAATGAAGGAAACATACAACACCTTTTTTGACTTTCTGGAAGCAAATCCGCAGCAGATGCTCCTGATCATCAGGGGTGGTTTCGGTGTGGATGAAAGATTGGATGACGATATTTGGCGTTATTACAATTATTTTGTTTCCGACCTCGCGAGCGATTTCAAGAAATGGAAGCGTCTTGGTTTTGTCGATGGGTTCAATCCGTTGATTCTCGGGCATATCGTTCAGGGCATGACCATCCAGGTCGCCCACAGCTATCTCGTTGAAAAGAAATTTTCCCGGAAGAAGGCAATAGAACATCTCATCCAGGTCAACAGGGCCATTCTGTCCACATACCTGACGGAGAAAGGCAAGGAGCAGCTTGGGTTATTACAGCAATAA
- a CDS encoding SDR family NAD(P)-dependent oxidoreductase, whose amino-acid sequence MKRKDLSGKKAVITGAASGIGRALAIALAKERCDILLADINEEGLRGTLELVRRSGGSGDVFFCDVSRLDDVVKMADHCFDTWGKVDILINNAGVVSTGFMGDIPIEDWEWIVSINFWGVVYGCHAFIPRMKKQGEGHIVNVASAAGIVSAPEMSPYNVTKAAVISLSETLKSELAPHNIGVTVLCPTFIKTNLMSTLRFTDEFQRYCSVISIENARMTPEKVALLVVNAIRKNKMYVLPQTAAKILWMSKRISPSTHYGFLSFLTRVGWGRKIMLFMARMGC is encoded by the coding sequence ATGAAAAGGAAGGACCTCAGCGGAAAAAAGGCGGTTATCACTGGGGCTGCTTCGGGCATAGGAAGAGCCCTTGCGATCGCTCTCGCGAAAGAGCGGTGCGACATACTGCTGGCCGATATCAATGAAGAGGGTTTGCGCGGGACATTAGAGCTGGTCAGACGATCAGGCGGTTCGGGGGACGTGTTTTTCTGTGATGTGTCCAGACTCGATGATGTCGTCAAGATGGCAGACCATTGCTTCGATACGTGGGGAAAGGTGGACATCCTCATCAATAACGCGGGTGTTGTCTCGACTGGATTCATGGGCGACATCCCGATCGAGGATTGGGAGTGGATCGTCTCGATCAACTTCTGGGGGGTTGTGTACGGTTGTCATGCCTTCATCCCACGGATGAAAAAACAGGGAGAGGGTCATATCGTAAACGTGGCATCCGCTGCCGGCATCGTATCGGCTCCGGAAATGTCACCGTACAATGTAACGAAAGCTGCGGTCATCTCTCTCTCGGAAACACTCAAAAGCGAACTCGCCCCTCATAATATCGGCGTGACCGTGCTCTGCCCAACATTCATCAAGACAAACCTGATGAGCACGCTGAGGTTCACGGATGAATTCCAGCGATATTGCTCGGTCATATCCATTGAAAATGCGAGAATGACACCTGAGAAGGTTGCCCTTCTCGTGGTTAATGCCATACGAAAGAACAAGATGTATGTTCTTCCGCAGACAGCAGCGAAAATATTGTGGATGTCCAAACGTATATCGCCCTCTACACACTATGGATTCCTCTCATTTCTGACGCGCGTGGGATGGGGGAGGAAAATAATGCTTTTTATGGCGCGGATGGGGTGCTGA
- a CDS encoding nuclear transport factor 2 family protein, with the protein MSSDLSLEERIQRLEDIEAIKKLHATYGHYVNKGWNDKVMFCHEVTAMFTEDATWEAPVMGVLAQGRAEIEEMFKDMNAGNEFFMHSFSNPIIDIDGDTGKAQWLLLLGGNFEDKLTLTFASYDNDYVRTSRGWLIKAIRLYVAGVLEAS; encoded by the coding sequence ATGAGTTCGGATCTTTCGCTGGAAGAACGAATACAGAGATTGGAAGATATAGAAGCGATCAAAAAACTTCACGCCACTTACGGACATTACGTGAATAAAGGATGGAACGATAAAGTCATGTTCTGTCATGAAGTAACGGCCATGTTTACGGAAGACGCGACGTGGGAGGCCCCCGTAATGGGCGTGCTGGCCCAGGGACGGGCCGAGATCGAGGAAATGTTCAAGGATATGAACGCCGGTAACGAATTTTTCATGCACAGTTTCAGCAATCCGATAATAGACATTGACGGGGACACCGGAAAGGCGCAGTGGCTGTTATTGCTTGGAGGGAATTTCGAGGACAAATTGACCTTGACATTTGCAAGTTATGATAATGATTATGTCCGGACCTCCAGGGGATGGCTCATCAAGGCGATTCGACTATACGTCGCCGGGGTATTGGAAGCTTCATAA
- a CDS encoding iron-containing alcohol dehydrogenase: MKYPVLGFEPFFTWGCRSKIMYKPGAREELDFEMEKLGGTKAFLYTDKGLVQAGVAEMVIDTIKASSLELAGVYDKIVQDARIDLINEGAALYRECGADCMVSVGGGSVMDTAKAINILIGKGLEDFSPLADQVGLFDDAEPLPPHIAFPTTAGTGAEVSYGMVVLGDATQGKITCAHPYCSPDLAMLDPELTVKLPPEITAFTAMDAMTHAIEAITTGSANPISDGLGLHAIRLIMTYLPEVMKNPENIEARGYLLIASSMAGISMANALLGAVHSTAHALGALYGIPHGLANSIMLPHVMTFNLEENPTRFVFIADAMGVKIDGMTPEQAAGAAVQALKDLQRSVGLTKTLKDFGVPESREALQPLIDLAMGDAQTPYNPRYLEEDDVYDLYLKARQGNA, translated from the coding sequence ATGAAATACCCTGTTCTTGGCTTTGAACCGTTCTTTACGTGGGGATGTCGGTCGAAGATCATGTACAAACCCGGTGCGCGGGAAGAGCTGGACTTTGAAATGGAAAAACTCGGGGGTACGAAGGCCTTTCTGTACACGGACAAGGGACTTGTTCAGGCCGGCGTAGCGGAGATGGTCATTGACACCATTAAGGCTTCAAGCCTGGAGTTGGCAGGTGTCTACGACAAGATCGTTCAGGACGCCCGCATTGACCTGATCAATGAGGGGGCCGCCCTGTATCGGGAATGCGGTGCCGACTGCATGGTTTCCGTGGGAGGGGGCAGCGTAATGGACACCGCCAAGGCTATCAATATTCTGATCGGCAAGGGCCTTGAAGACTTTTCACCCCTGGCGGATCAGGTTGGATTGTTCGATGATGCCGAACCCCTGCCCCCGCATATCGCGTTCCCCACAACAGCCGGGACGGGAGCCGAGGTGAGCTACGGCATGGTGGTCCTTGGTGACGCCACACAGGGGAAAATAACCTGTGCTCACCCCTATTGCAGCCCGGACCTCGCCATGCTGGATCCGGAGCTAACGGTCAAGCTTCCCCCGGAAATTACGGCCTTTACCGCTATGGATGCCATGACACACGCGATCGAGGCCATTACCACCGGCAGCGCGAACCCCATCTCCGATGGATTGGGCCTCCACGCGATCCGGCTCATCATGACCTATCTTCCGGAGGTCATGAAAAACCCGGAGAACATCGAGGCCAGGGGATACCTCCTGATTGCGAGCAGTATGGCAGGCATATCCATGGCCAACGCCCTGCTCGGCGCCGTCCATTCCACAGCCCATGCCCTGGGTGCCCTTTACGGGATCCCCCACGGTTTGGCCAACAGCATCATGCTGCCCCATGTGATGACCTTCAATCTTGAAGAGAACCCGACCCGCTTCGTTTTCATCGCCGATGCCATGGGGGTCAAGATCGACGGCATGACCCCCGAGCAGGCGGCCGGGGCTGCCGTCCAGGCACTGAAGGACCTGCAGAGATCCGTCGGCCTGACGAAGACCCTTAAGGACTTCGGTGTTCCTGAAAGTCGCGAAGCCCTTCAACCGCTGATCGATCTTGCCATGGGAGACGCCCAGACGCCTTACAATCCACGCTATCTGGAAGAGGACGATGTGTATGACCTCTATTTGAAAGCCCGACAAGGTAACGCGTGA
- a CDS encoding M23 family metallopeptidase: MRNVLRIIVLILLLLPHPSDAFLIRSSVGCGQLVIASEPESLTPGGIMKITLTAPVPAAATALFAGDRFPFTVAGNDGHLFTLIGLGLESDPGTADLVIDVELDDGTRKRFPLQVRIADRHFPQKRLRVRKEYVSPPPEVQERIERERELTDRAYENPSPDWLCRGNFTQPVKGRITGTFGDRRTYNDGYESRHRGIDIAARRGTAVAATNGGIIVLTHDLYFSGNTVIIDHGAGLFSIYCHLNKTDVSTGERVAKGDIIGYVGSTGRATGPHLHWGIKLRGAHVDPASLLALTFE, translated from the coding sequence ATGAGAAACGTTCTACGAATAATAGTACTGATACTCCTTCTTCTTCCGCATCCCTCCGATGCCTTTTTGATACGAAGCAGTGTTGGCTGCGGTCAATTGGTGATTGCCTCCGAGCCTGAATCGCTCACGCCGGGGGGCATTATGAAGATAACGCTCACGGCGCCTGTTCCGGCAGCGGCCACAGCGCTCTTCGCGGGGGATCGCTTCCCTTTCACGGTCGCCGGGAACGACGGCCATCTTTTTACCCTCATCGGCCTGGGCCTCGAGAGCGATCCGGGAACAGCTGACCTCGTCATAGACGTGGAGCTTGACGACGGGACTCGAAAGCGGTTCCCCCTCCAGGTACGGATCGCTGACAGGCACTTTCCTCAAAAGCGGCTCCGGGTGCGGAAAGAATACGTATCACCCCCGCCTGAGGTACAGGAACGCATAGAGCGGGAACGTGAACTGACCGACCGTGCCTATGAGAACCCCTCACCGGACTGGCTCTGCCGGGGAAATTTCACGCAACCCGTGAAGGGAAGAATAACGGGGACTTTCGGAGACCGCCGAACATACAACGACGGGTATGAATCCCGCCACCGCGGCATCGACATCGCCGCCCGCCGCGGTACCGCTGTGGCGGCGACGAACGGAGGAATCATCGTCCTGACCCACGACCTCTATTTCTCGGGGAATACGGTCATCATCGATCATGGTGCGGGGTTGTTCTCCATTTACTGTCATCTGAACAAGACGGATGTCTCGACGGGGGAACGCGTTGCGAAAGGCGACATCATCGGGTATGTGGGGTCAACGGGACGAGCAACCGGCCCCCACCTTCACTGGGGGATCAAACTGCGGGGAGCGCACGTGGACCCGGCATCCCTCCTGGCGCTGACCTTCGAGTGA
- a CDS encoding AAA family ATPase, whose product MSVKPSFRTVPPEGLRAGIDPDSLGFETTDDCSYFPGIIGQARAVGALTMGLEIESPGYNIYVAGLTGTGKMSTIKSLLDQLDLKKKIPDDICYVNNFEDPDRPTVIMLPAGLGRQFQKDMDDMVIHLGKQIPRIFESEEFKRDSEKVVESHMARQKELVKNFNEKIQHEKFQLVQYQVGPYTRQDVAYVVEGKPHTLEQLEELNREGRFPDGDLEAVREKQGELRNELEMIMRESRQIEKEIRKEIGLLERRTGLPAVQEYISDILTKYTKHSDRIEPYLRNVQEHVLSNLKTFREKDEEQPPAPLPFFVQPPEKRLTEYGVNVLVDNSQTKEIPVIIETMPSYKNLFGTIEREIDRSGFWRTDFTRIKAGSLLRANGGYIVFNAYEALVVYGVWSFLKRTLTNRLLTMQPYDPFGMSATAIKPEPIPVDLKIIMVGGNFLYQQLYEFDDDFKKIFKVKAEFDTSMPIGEDAVGGYIQFMKKIIDDEDLLRFDKTAAAAIIEYGVRISGKRKRLSTRFSDVADIMREAGYWAKKEGSDTVRVKHVDRAYDEKVARVRLIEDKIQEMIEEGTILIDTDGAAVGQVNGLSVYDMGDYAFGKPARITAQTSMGRAGFINIEREAKLSGKTHDKGVLILEGYFKGKYAQKFPLSMDASICFEQSYAGVDGDSASLAEVCAILSSLSELPVNQNIAMTGSVNQRGEIQPVGGVNQKIEGFYDVCRSRGLTGGQGVIIPALNLQELMLRKDLVEAVSKGMFQVYPVSTVDEGMNILTGVEPGERDEQGRYPAGTVNFLVSEKLRSLAENLKNFGSESKESGSTKKRVQNKKSKG is encoded by the coding sequence ATGAGCGTGAAGCCCTCTTTCAGAACGGTTCCGCCTGAAGGTCTTCGTGCCGGCATCGATCCCGACTCCCTTGGATTTGAGACGACCGACGACTGTTCCTATTTTCCCGGGATCATCGGGCAGGCTCGTGCCGTCGGGGCGTTGACCATGGGGCTGGAGATAGAAAGCCCCGGCTATAACATATATGTCGCCGGTCTGACCGGAACAGGCAAGATGTCGACGATCAAGAGCCTTCTTGACCAGCTGGACCTGAAAAAGAAAATTCCCGATGATATCTGTTATGTCAACAATTTCGAGGACCCCGACAGGCCCACCGTGATCATGCTGCCCGCCGGCCTCGGCCGTCAGTTCCAGAAAGACATGGATGACATGGTGATCCATCTGGGCAAACAGATCCCCCGTATCTTTGAAAGCGAGGAGTTCAAAAGAGATTCGGAAAAGGTCGTGGAATCACATATGGCCCGCCAAAAGGAACTGGTGAAGAACTTCAATGAAAAGATACAGCATGAGAAATTCCAGCTGGTCCAGTACCAGGTCGGTCCCTACACCAGGCAGGACGTGGCCTATGTCGTGGAGGGAAAGCCGCATACCCTGGAGCAGCTTGAGGAACTCAACAGGGAAGGGCGATTCCCCGATGGAGACCTTGAGGCGGTGCGGGAAAAACAGGGAGAGCTCCGGAATGAACTTGAAATGATCATGCGGGAATCCCGCCAGATCGAAAAGGAAATAAGAAAGGAGATCGGTCTTCTCGAACGCAGAACGGGTCTGCCCGCCGTGCAGGAGTATATTTCGGACATTCTCACGAAATATACCAAGCACAGCGACAGGATCGAACCCTATCTCAGGAACGTGCAGGAACATGTTCTGTCCAACCTGAAGACGTTCAGGGAGAAGGACGAGGAACAACCCCCGGCCCCTCTGCCGTTCTTCGTGCAGCCCCCGGAAAAACGGCTTACCGAGTACGGGGTGAATGTCCTTGTCGATAATTCACAGACAAAAGAGATTCCCGTCATTATTGAAACCATGCCGTCCTACAAGAACCTCTTTGGGACGATTGAGCGCGAGATAGACCGTTCGGGTTTCTGGAGGACCGATTTTACCCGCATAAAGGCTGGTTCCCTGCTGCGGGCCAACGGGGGGTATATCGTGTTCAATGCCTATGAGGCGCTTGTCGTTTACGGCGTGTGGTCTTTTCTGAAACGGACCCTGACGAACAGGCTCCTCACCATGCAACCCTATGATCCCTTTGGAATGTCGGCGACGGCCATAAAACCGGAACCAATACCGGTGGATCTCAAGATAATCATGGTAGGGGGAAACTTCCTCTATCAGCAACTGTACGAATTTGATGATGATTTCAAGAAGATATTCAAAGTGAAGGCCGAATTCGATACGTCAATGCCGATCGGTGAGGATGCGGTCGGCGGATACATACAATTCATGAAGAAGATCATTGACGATGAAGATCTGCTCCGGTTCGACAAGACCGCCGCCGCCGCGATCATCGAATACGGGGTCCGGATATCGGGGAAACGCAAACGGCTGTCCACGCGTTTCAGCGATGTAGCCGACATCATGCGGGAAGCCGGTTACTGGGCGAAAAAGGAAGGGAGCGACACGGTGCGTGTCAAGCACGTGGACCGGGCCTATGATGAAAAGGTCGCCCGGGTACGGCTGATCGAGGACAAGATACAGGAAATGATAGAGGAGGGCACCATACTGATCGACACGGATGGTGCCGCCGTCGGACAGGTCAACGGACTGTCCGTGTATGATATGGGTGATTATGCCTTTGGAAAACCGGCAAGGATCACGGCACAAACCTCCATGGGTCGGGCCGGGTTCATCAATATCGAGCGGGAGGCGAAGCTGTCCGGAAAGACCCATGATAAAGGCGTCCTGATCCTCGAGGGCTATTTCAAGGGGAAGTATGCCCAGAAATTCCCCCTTTCGATGGATGCCAGTATCTGCTTTGAACAATCCTATGCCGGCGTTGACGGTGACAGCGCTTCCCTGGCGGAGGTCTGTGCCATTCTTTCCAGTCTCTCGGAACTGCCCGTAAATCAGAATATCGCCATGACCGGGTCGGTGAACCAGAGGGGTGAAATTCAGCCGGTCGGAGGTGTGAACCAGAAGATAGAAGGGTTTTATGATGTATGCCGCTCGCGGGGATTGACCGGCGGACAGGGCGTGATCATTCCGGCGCTCAATCTGCAGGAACTGATGTTGAGGAAGGACCTGGTCGAGGCGGTTTCGAAAGGAATGTTCCAGGTCTACCCCGTCTCGACCGTCGACGAGGGTATGAATATTCTGACCGGTGTGGAACCGGGAGAGCGGGACGAACAGGGCCGATACCCGGCGGGAACGGTGAACTTTCTGGTAAGTGAAAAGCTGCGATCCCTCGCGGAAAATCTGAAAAACTTCGGCAGTGAGAGCAAGGAGAGCGGCTCAACCAAAAAAAGGGTACAGAATAAAAAAAGCAAGGGGTAA
- a CDS encoding DUF3568 family protein, translating into MGRLRGILSGIIVIFIVFLSGCAPLILGGVAATTGVGTYIYVDGNLATDYHYSFELVWDACEAVVASMGGTDVIREKDVGVGELSAVIDGETVKISAKYRANELTSVMVRVGFLGDKLASQRIHDMIYEHLKKE; encoded by the coding sequence ATGGGCAGACTACGTGGTATTCTATCGGGTATTATTGTTATTTTTATCGTGTTCCTTTCGGGCTGCGCCCCGCTCATCCTCGGCGGCGTGGCGGCGACCACCGGGGTGGGTACGTATATCTATGTCGATGGGAATCTCGCGACGGATTACCATTATTCCTTTGAACTGGTCTGGGATGCCTGTGAGGCCGTCGTTGCTTCCATGGGTGGTACCGACGTGATCCGGGAAAAGGACGTGGGAGTAGGGGAATTGAGTGCCGTCATTGACGGTGAAACGGTAAAGATATCGGCGAAATACCGGGCGAACGAGCTGACATCCGTCATGGTCAGGGTCGGGTTCCTGGGAGATAAGCTGGCATCACAGCGTATCCACGATATGATCTATGAACATCTGAAAAAAGAGTAG
- a CDS encoding sigma-54-dependent Fis family transcriptional regulator, which yields MHKRILVVDDEESICTSLQGALSDDGYDVVTVQSGEECLVMLEEEELPDLILLDIWLPGMDGIETLQAVKSKYPQIQVVMISGHGTVESAVKCTKLGAFDFIEKPLSLEKVLLVVANALEIVRLEEENKLLRDRFRQDYELHGTSKPIVELKEMIRIIAPTNAWILIMGENGTGKELVARSIHRQSRRSDKPFVEVNCAALPEELIESELFGHEKGSFTGATAKKRGKFDLANGGTIFLDEVADMSQRAQAKILRILQEKKFERVGGTKIIGTDVRVLAATNKDLEREMEDGRFRQDLFYRLNVIPLTVPPLRERKKDIPLLTQLFIKEFSFKEGIKEKEITADALEVLINHDWPGNVRELKNIIERLVIVTSSDVITVDDIPPLENREEAYLSSGAAQSYSDSFRLEKKKFEKEFIVRKLEENDWNISKTAESIGLERSNLHKKIKHYGLDLLKKGSS from the coding sequence ATGCATAAACGGATCCTTGTCGTAGACGATGAAGAAAGCATCTGCACGTCGCTGCAGGGCGCACTCTCCGATGACGGCTATGACGTCGTTACGGTGCAGAGCGGGGAGGAGTGCCTGGTCATGCTCGAGGAAGAGGAACTCCCCGATCTTATCCTTCTGGACATCTGGCTTCCGGGAATGGACGGGATAGAAACGCTGCAGGCGGTGAAGTCGAAATACCCCCAGATACAGGTCGTCATGATATCGGGACATGGAACCGTTGAGTCGGCGGTGAAGTGCACCAAGCTGGGCGCTTTTGATTTCATTGAAAAACCCCTTTCCCTTGAAAAGGTCCTGCTCGTCGTTGCCAACGCCCTGGAGATCGTCCGGCTGGAAGAGGAGAACAAACTTCTCAGGGACCGGTTCAGGCAGGATTACGAACTGCATGGGACCAGTAAACCCATCGTCGAGCTCAAGGAGATGATCCGGATCATCGCACCCACGAACGCCTGGATCCTGATCATGGGAGAAAACGGTACGGGGAAGGAACTGGTCGCCCGTTCGATCCACCGCCAGAGCAGGAGGTCGGACAAACCCTTCGTCGAGGTGAACTGCGCCGCCCTTCCCGAAGAACTCATCGAAAGCGAGCTCTTCGGACATGAAAAAGGGTCCTTTACGGGAGCCACCGCCAAGAAGAGGGGCAAATTCGATCTGGCGAACGGGGGCACCATATTTCTGGACGAAGTAGCCGATATGAGCCAGCGGGCGCAGGCAAAAATACTGCGGATCCTCCAGGAAAAGAAGTTCGAACGGGTGGGAGGAACAAAGATCATCGGCACCGATGTACGCGTTCTGGCCGCAACGAACAAGGACCTAGAACGGGAAATGGAAGACGGCCGCTTCAGGCAGGACCTTTTCTACCGCCTGAACGTCATCCCCCTGACCGTCCCCCCCCTGAGGGAAAGGAAAAAGGACATCCCCCTTCTCACGCAACTCTTTATCAAGGAATTTTCCTTCAAGGAGGGCATTAAAGAAAAGGAGATAACGGCAGACGCCCTGGAGGTCCTCATCAACCACGACTGGCCCGGCAACGTGCGGGAACTGAAAAACATCATCGAGCGGCTGGTCATCGTCACCTCATCGGATGTGATAACCGTCGACGATATCCCGCCGCTTGAAAACCGTGAGGAGGCATACCTCTCATCGGGCGCCGCACAGAGCTACAGCGACTCCTTCAGGCTTGAAAAGAAGAAGTTCGAGAAGGAATTCATCGTCCGGAAGCTTGAGGAAAACGACTGGAATATCTCAAAAACGGCGGAATCCATTGGTCTGGAGCGGAGCAACCTTCATAAGAAGATCAAGCATTACGGGCTGGACCTTCTCAAAAAGGGGTCCTCCTGA
- a CDS encoding HAMP domain-containing protein gives MEQQHMDSNELKRRRRERFAILLTIAVIIVLTYIESHISSIENLLPISNEVFIFGLININLILIILLIFLITRNLVKLIFERRRGILGSKLRTKLVAAFVCLSLVPTAVLFLVSIKFLAYSIDNWFEMRLGNALNSSLEIAQTYYGQAATDAQYYARLISSEITQGKLYDQEQEQYLKTILAQRQKYFNLGAVEVFFDNRNENISLKDPNHTEIPPTELSPRIIEDIYMGKDASTVTSMATGDAISGIAPLYTNFSPREVIGMVAVTSFINKDLIEKMSLISKTSEEYGQLKLLQNPIKFSYIMMLFIVTLLITFSATWFGLFLAKGITVPIQDLAEATHEIAGGNLDYHIDVLAEDEIGVLVNSFNQMTQDLKKSSESLRQANIDLDQRRTYMETVLRNVSAGVVSIDRNDVISTINRAAEEMLNIRTDEVLYRRYTEVLQPEHMELAREFLKELDEVDSDSLEKQIQLTLKDRVLTVLVSATVLRDDGQNYMGMVVVFEDLTEIQKAERVAAWREVARRIAHEIKNPLTPVKLSAERLQRKYGDTIDGGNGSVFRECTKTIIDQVEVLKNLVNEFSRFARMPMAHPEAGDISAVIEDSITLFEDSARNISFSFKKQEDLPMVNIDVEQMKRVMINLIDNAVAAITTDSKEGGLIEITAHVDSVQNRVRVDVRDNGPGIAPKDRTRLFEPYFSTKKHGTGLGLAIVNSIISDHNGTVTVSENVPHGTIISFDIPIA, from the coding sequence ATGGAACAGCAGCACATGGACAGCAATGAACTGAAACGGCGGCGGCGGGAGCGGTTCGCCATATTGCTCACCATTGCCGTTATTATCGTCCTGACCTACATCGAGAGTCATATTTCCAGCATCGAGAACCTCCTCCCCATATCCAACGAGGTGTTCATATTCGGCCTGATCAATATCAATCTGATCCTCATCATCCTTCTTATCTTCCTCATAACCAGGAACCTGGTAAAGCTCATATTCGAACGGCGGCGCGGTATCCTCGGCTCAAAACTGAGAACGAAGCTGGTGGCCGCCTTTGTCTGTCTTTCACTGGTACCTACGGCCGTTCTGTTCCTTGTATCCATCAAATTCCTTGCATACAGCATCGACAACTGGTTCGAGATGAGGCTGGGCAACGCGCTGAACTCGTCACTGGAGATCGCCCAGACGTATTACGGGCAGGCCGCCACGGACGCCCAGTACTATGCCAGGCTTATCAGCTCCGAGATCACACAGGGCAAATTGTATGACCAGGAACAGGAACAATACCTGAAGACGATCCTGGCACAACGTCAGAAATACTTCAATCTGGGCGCCGTGGAGGTCTTTTTCGACAACCGGAATGAAAATATTTCCCTGAAGGACCCGAATCACACAGAAATCCCGCCGACGGAGCTTTCTCCCCGGATCATCGAAGATATCTACATGGGAAAGGATGCCTCCACGGTCACTTCCATGGCGACCGGTGACGCGATCAGCGGCATCGCTCCGCTCTACACCAACTTTTCTCCCCGGGAAGTGATCGGAATGGTGGCCGTTACGTCCTTCATCAACAAAGACCTGATAGAAAAGATGTCTCTCATATCAAAGACATCGGAAGAGTACGGGCAGCTCAAGCTGCTGCAGAATCCCATCAAGTTCAGCTACATCATGATGCTCTTCATCGTTACGCTTTTGATAACCTTTTCAGCCACCTGGTTCGGCCTGTTCCTCGCCAAGGGAATTACCGTACCGATTCAGGACCTTGCCGAAGCGACCCATGAAATAGCCGGCGGGAACCTGGATTATCACATCGATGTTCTTGCGGAAGACGAGATCGGGGTCCTGGTCAATTCCTTCAACCAGATGACGCAGGACCTCAAGAAAAGCAGCGAGAGCCTGCGACAGGCAAATATCGATCTGGATCAGAGACGGACATACATGGAGACGGTTCTGCGCAATGTGTCCGCCGGCGTGGTATCGATCGACCGGAACGATGTGATCAGCACCATCAACCGCGCAGCGGAAGAGATGCTCAACATCAGAACCGACGAAGTTCTGTACAGACGATACACCGAAGTACTGCAGCCGGAGCACATGGAACTGGCACGTGAATTTCTGAAAGAGCTTGATGAGGTTGACAGTGATTCCCTGGAAAAACAGATCCAGCTGACCCTCAAGGACCGGGTGCTGACCGTGCTCGTTTCCGCGACGGTTCTGCGTGACGACGGGCAGAACTACATGGGCATGGTCGTGGTCTTCGAGGACCTGACGGAGATCCAGAAGGCCGAGCGCGTCGCCGCCTGGCGTGAAGTGGCGCGGCGCATCGCCCATGAAATAAAAAACCCCCTGACCCCGGTCAAACTGAGCGCCGAGCGGTTGCAGCGTAAATACGGCGACACCATAGACGGCGGCAACGGTTCGGTCTTCAGGGAATGCACGAAGACCATCATCGACCAGGTGGAGGTCCTGAAGAACCTGGTCAATGAATTCTCCCGGTTCGCCCGGATGCCCATGGCACACCCCGAAGCGGGCGACATCAGTGCGGTCATCGAGGATTCCATAACGCTCTTTGAAGATTCGGCCAGGAACATCTCCTTCTCCTTCAAGAAGCAGGAAGACCTGCCGATGGTAAACATCGACGTGGAACAAATGAAGCGGGTTATGATAAATTTGATCGACAACGCCGTCGCGGCCATTACGACGGATTCAAAGGAAGGCGGTCTCATAGAGATCACCGCTCATGTGGACAGCGTCCAGAACCGTGTCCGTGTTGACGTCAGGGACAACGGCCCCGGTATCGCCCCAAAGGATCGTACCCGGCTGTTCGAACCGTATTTTTCGACAAAAAAACACGGCACCGGTCTCGGGCTTGCCATCGTGAATTCCATAATTTCGGATCATAACGGTACCGTGACCGTCAGTGAAAATGTTCCCCATGGAACGATAATCTCTTTTGATATACCGATCGCGTAG